The DNA window CAATTAGGCTTTCTAATAAGTTTATTAATCCTAATTGAGATTAAGAGCATCACATCACATTACATTTTAtcctaattatattttattaataataaatcccTTAATTCTGTAAAGTGTGTGATGATATAAATTCATGCAGCATGTGGACAATATAGTAGGTAATTAGTTGTTGGGTGCTTACATAATTAAACTCATAAATTAATCTCCATTAATTTGTGATTTATgcagctatatatatatatatgctcttTTACCTGGCcaatatactttatttatttatttttgttagttttaatcattatatcaatattatattccatttacttaaattattcatttatattttcacttttccaatacttttttgtttttattaactTGATTAAATTGTGTTAATCCTCTTTTCATTTAGTTTTTTCATTAATCCAATAAACAcgtagtatttttttttttttaagagggagtcttttcattaaaatCTTGATTGTGAAGATCGCCACTTCGTAAATAAACAGGAAATATGATTTGAGGATACTTACCGTAGATAAAATAATCAGACATAGAAAtctgttttaagaaaaaattatatcataaatctcaatcaaaaacaaaaaaaaaaaactcatttacgAAAAATGTTacatttgaaaaatcaatataaaagacaataaactCTATCGAATTTATGTAGTCTTGTGCCAAATGAGGATTATTTTAACCATCCACGGTCATCAAAAACAAACATTCTACTCAAAATATGAGACCTTAACCGGAGTAATTGTACCAAACTTCAATGGCCAAATCTTATTAAGATACACCACGTGGAAAAACAGTTTTTAGGGACttcagtttttatattttttaaaaacacgtctaatttaaaaacactttataaataatttatatatctgaACCTAAATTTagatacatataaataaaattttaatgtcaTTTGAAaagatttgttaaaaaaaagaacTAATTAGTCATAAACTacaatttatgaaattaatacatatatagattaaatatatacaaaatgtAGTCTCCAATACCACATATAGACAATTCCAAATTCCAACAaattaatgtttgtttgtttgtttaattaataataaactaagTTTGCACAATTTATGGGTCTTCCAACCCTAATTTCAACACTCAACTTATATAGGTGAAGTTGTAATTGTTACCCTACTAagttgaattaatatttataattaattagtagagagtGAGTACAAATTAATACGCCAAAAAATTAAAGTGAAACAGTTCCAAGAAAACCATGCATTAAATCTACCAATGCGCACGCTTCACTTGTTTTTTGCAACCTCTTTTTTTTGTCTAGGGAGAGAACCAATTTGtcatcaataatttaaaataacaaatattattttacaataatgtaatatggtttattttattttatttggttataaaGAGGGTATCAAGATAAGTTTAAGAACAAGCCACCTATTATTTATCCCACTTAAATCCAACTTTTTCATTTACAATCAAACTTCAGATTGAGACCTTCGTAATGGTACTAAACTTGatcataataatttgattaaattaattatatttaagagATAAAAGAAATTCCATAATTATCTAAACAAAACTgtatataacaatattttgaaatcaagattATCATACAAAATCCACTTTGTTTTAAATCACccaaaataatcataaaaatatgaGTTATTTGCACAGAGTTAATGAGTCTCCACatagataatttatttgttaattagtgTCTTaaggcttttgtgtgattttttaagcggttttgattttgagtttttttttttttttttccgatCACAAGTGTTGTTGTTAGTGATATTACGAGGATaattgatgacaatttgaaCTTAGCTGTTTTTAAcgtatttttctcttctttttgtgattttccctatcaattaaatgatattatgatcatttcaattataaaaaaaaatagcaatATCTTCTGTCAAGCTAATTAAGTTGtgtttttattagttatttatatatatgtgttgACTATTCAaagaaatttaataagaaaatatatattatattgcaAATATTCGTGACaacaagtaattaattaattaataaaagatggTTACAAAATTTAGCCGATCGACATGGTGGCATGCATGTATGAACTAATAATTAACTACGTACAGACGGGTCGGGTCGGGTCACGGGTGGGCATTAATTGAATGAAGCAGTCGGATTCCCTGATGATcttggtggtggtggaggattaattaattaattaattaatactagCGACGCGACAAGATCAGAGAAAGCACGAACGATGAACTTATGATTACGTTTAGGATTCAAAGATAGATAACAATGAAGAAGTTCCTTTAAGTAATCCCAATCATCATCATacgataatgatgatgatttgTGAGCCTCGAACATCTCCTGCATTGATCTTCGAAAATCTTCATACGGGTCCGGCGAGTATGTTTGAATGGCAACGCCGCCGGCTACcatattgttgttgttgtggttGCCGGATTTAGTTGGGGAGTTGGGTAAGGAATCAATAATGGAGTTTGATTCTCCTGGAGAAGAGACGAAGAATCGCTTTGAGGCAAAGACGGCGGAGAAGTCTGGGTCTGATGAATCGGTAGGTGCGGTGGTGACGGTTGTGGTGGTTGTGGCGGTGGCGGTGGTGGTGGTGCTAGTCATGATGAGGTGGTTGTCGGAGGAAGAGAGGTCGTAGAGGGAGTTGAAGTTTTTTATGAAGAAGGAGGAAGGTGATGGACGGCGGCGAcggcggtggtggtggtgatggGAATTTGGCGATGATTGCGGCGGTGGTGCGATTGTGGGAAGGCAGTACTTGAAATTGGAAAAGCATATGTGCAAGTTCTTCATTTCTAGAAATTGAGGGAGAGGGGATATGATTCTTTgctttattatttttgtgtCTTATGtcttatttataagaaaaatatataattttcacaaTTACCaacttaattcattatttaaagtttagggtttattttaaatttataattagcCCATtagttttcttttcaattttgtttagttGGGCTGTGCTTCATTGTTAgccattattttgttttcttggtTCCGTTTTTGTAGAACATCACGAGTGAAGTAAATAGCTCATTCACAAATTTAACTAGACTTTAACTAGACTTGCGTAACGTATCGTTTAACGGGTTCAAACTAAGAACATCTCTAAGAAAGTATCTATTGTTAACTGCTGGTCCATcgattaatataatttaatattaatgtttttcttttctacaataattaattttatgttaggtttgttaatagattttttttttaaatcatacataaatatttgtggtcttagcaaaaaaaaaatgttaaaaaattattaaaatggttaaatttacataaattaaataataaaaaaagaccaaagatcaaattttcttattaaaatttaaaataatgttattaaagTGATTGTCACTCATTTTTACtctcaattttatagtttatgtattttaataaatttcgagtctatttctttttaaaattcatatacgGACTTATTTTAcggattattaaataaataattattttttaagtcattGTCGTGTCGATTGGACTctggaaaaaataataataagttatatttgaataatttaaaatattatttgatatattttatttttattgaataaataaatatttttaaagagaTTGTTGTGGCCTGATTTTCGACCGAGAAAAGGCCTAGACAATCTCAGCTGCTCCTCTGAAGATCAAGTCTAAGCCGCGTGAAGACTCTAACAATTTTCTAAGATAGTGTTTTCTCCCACGATATAACTCCGAGTTTAGCTTTCACCACAAGATGAGTGAAATTCAAATTCGTTAATAATTTCAACAAAAGATAACTACGAAGTCCCTAACAAAGACGCGGAAACACTATTAGTCATCTAAGCCATTTTCAATAATTCAAGCATTGTGCCAGGAATTTTTGGCTGAAATATTTATGGTAGCTTATATACACGGACACATAAACACCCAAACTTGATATTTAAAGCTAGAACACCAAACTTGTCTCttttatattcaaaaatatttttcttgcTTTGAAAATTTGTAATTTAGCTCCAAAGATATCTAGAATCTTTGTATGGaatcatttattttcaattcattGTTTGCATTTTcaactttaaataaattcatctaattcaattttcaaattatatatatgcgTGTgatgtttgttttataaaattgattaaatattctacaAATCAAAGTAGATagaaattttgtgttcttgccaattttaataaatcaaactataataaaaatacctaatataaaaaaataaagatttaatttaacaaaatcatGTTCTTGGACCCTTATTCTTATTCGAGGACAATGGCTCAAGAACATGTTTAATGTTGTAGATTAAATAATAGGGTGTTTGTACCCTTATAAACGCCATTTAGTttggctaaaaaaaataaaaagttatttaagcaatttttatgattttctttgattttgatgattgatgTTATGGATGTTGGTTTGatgttatattattgataaagatatataaatttaagtttgtGTGCAAAAAGATTCTAAATTTAGGTTGTTTTGggtcattatatatttttgttgtagtgtgtGTTTTTAATCCTGGCATGGTTTTTTTTAGGGGGGCTTGAAACCTTTTACATGATTTCTGATCAATGATCACCTCATGTCAGAAAATTAGCCATCCAACCGAGAATTTTGGCCTTGCTCACTTTCTAACCGAGAAAAAATAGCCATGACATGGTTTTCGACTAAGAAAATCAAACATTACTATGTTTATGACTGAGATTTTAAGCTAGACACCCTTCTGATCGAGATTTCTAGCCACACCTAgttttcgaccgagaaaactAGCCATGGCATGATTTTCAACCAATAATTTTTGTCACACGGTCAAAAATCGAGTTAGCGACCGAGAATCACCCAACTGCTCTACTGCTTGAACCCAATCCGGGCTGGTGTGACAGGTCTGACTTATGTCACGGCCCACTTAATTTGGATGGAAAAATCAGCCCACAAAAGAGAAATATCTAGAAAGTTCTCTAGAACTTTCTAGAAGTGTCCAGGTCTTTCCTTTTATGGaattctctagaattctctagaattctctaggaagtcCTTATTGTAAATATCTGTAATATGTCTCTAGAATTCTCCAGGACTTgctaaatgtaattaaatattagaagtCTCTAGAAAGACCTAGGATAAAGGagtatctagaatgatctcctCCCATGTATATAAACAAGCCTTGGTCATTAAGCCAAGCACCAAGTAATACAATTCAATCTTATTCTCCAagctctcactctcactctaaaGTTTCCTTCTTGCACTTTCAAACAGGTTGACTAGTTAGCATTGTGGCAATACTAATCTAGGACCGCACGGGACGAGGAAATCAAGCATTCGAAAGTtagcccgtgacaagtggtatcagagcaagcgTTTTGTACTTCCGCACTCACGCTGCAAGAAATGGATTCAGGATCGAACGTCACAAAGGTTCCGACCGGCGAACAAAAGGACAAGGCGCCCAAGAGGGGAAGGTCCGTTGAGAGGAATGTTGccatggaagcgcgggtgacccggCTTGAGGAAAGCATGAGCGAGCATCAAGAAGCTCTCGAGGAGTTCAACACGATGGCCGACAAGGTGGCGGAGTTGGACGAGGCAAGTGAAAAATTGGAGAATGAAGTCATGGGCATCATCAACAACTCAAATCGTAGCATTCAGGACGAAGTGCTTGGAATGGTTCGAGGTGATGTCAATGCTATTCAGAACGAGATCCTCGCAACAGTCCGAGGTGAACTACAAACAGTTCGAGGTGAACTACAAACAGTCCGGGGTGAACTCCAAACGATGATCAACGCCTTCCGGAGGGAGATGATGGGAAGGCTAGAGGCGGTCAAAGCCCGGATTGGCTTAAATGGAGGGGAAATTCGAGGTGCGGCACCTCATCGTGTGGATGTTCCCAAACCGACTCCATTTAA is part of the Impatiens glandulifera chromosome 1, dImpGla2.1, whole genome shotgun sequence genome and encodes:
- the LOC124918590 gene encoding transcription repressor OFP16, whose amino-acid sequence is MKNLHICFSNFKYCLPTIAPPPQSSPNSHHHHHRRRRRPSPSSFFIKNFNSLYDLSSSDNHLIMTSTTTTATATTTTTVTTAPTDSSDPDFSAVFASKRFFVSSPGESNSIIDSLPNSPTKSGNHNNNNMVAGGVAIQTYSPDPYEDFRRSMQEMFEAHKSSSLSYDDDWDYLKELLHCYLSLNPKRNHKFIVRAFSDLVASLVLIN